AGTCATCAGCATAAACATCGCTTGAACAACATCCGTCCAAACAACAGCAAAGAATCCTCCAGTGATAACATATGCAGTCAGAATTATCACGGTGATTAGAATTCCAGTAGTTACGCTGACTCCAAATCCCTCCGCAAAGGTCTTCCCACCGGCCGTGAACTGAGCGGCTACATAAGCGGTCATGAACACGAGGATTATTGCAGCGCTTAGAATTCTTATCAGCTTTGTGTTGTCCTTCAGCCTTGCCTCTAGATAATCTGGCAGAGTTATTGCCCTGAACTTTCCAGCATAGATCCTAAGTCTAGGGCCTATCAGGAGATAATCTGCTAAAGTTCCGAAAAGACATCCAATTGCGGCCCAAAACGCTCCAAGGCCTGCCTTAAACGCGCTACCGGGATATCCCAGCATCAATCATCCAGAGAAGTCACTTGCCTTATCGGAGAGCGTTGCAGCAAGAACATGGACTTTCCTACCGCCGACAAAATACTGATCCTCGGTTCTAGTGAACCTGTTTGCCCACCAGCCTATATATGCGAGGAGGGCCAAGTAAATCAAGAATCCGAAAAGCACGCCGGCGTTCATTTTTCTCCCTCCTTAACCAGCTCTTCGTCATATGCCAGAATCTCCTCGTCAACATAGTACTCCTTTCCAGTAATTTTGTCCCAGAAGCCATAAAGAACCATCACAACAAAGGCCAAAAACGTCGGCACGAGCAACGTTGCCCATGCAGCACCACTAAGCCCCACCTCATCCACCCCCGTTAGGTTTACAAAATTAATTAAATGTAAATTCAGCTTATAAATGTTAAGTAGAAGATATAATACGGAGGTGAAAAAACTTGGTAAAAGTAAAGGTCATGAGGCCAATATTTAAGCCGAATGAAAACATAAAAGTTGAATCTAGGTTCATACTTTATCCATATTGGATATTTCACCTTCGTTTATTTTACAAACGTATAGGAATGAAGGACAGAACCTTTGATTACTTCGCCTACATAGACGCATACCGGTATGGGGCGGAAAGAGGAGATGGCTTTATAGATGTTGAAGAGTGGGATGTTGATGAAAGACTTCTCATGGATTACCTAGTAGATTTTGAAGAAGCAAAGCAAAAGGCAATAGAGAGTGCAATAATCTGGGGAAACTCTCGAGTAATATCCTGGTGGTATCCCAGGGTAGAGGTAGTTCGATGGGAGAAAGCCTACAAAGTGTTCTGGATAACTGAGAACAAAATAATCGACAGCTTAACTGGAGATGAGTACGACGTAGAGGTTCTCAGAAAAGTATATAAATCTACGAATAATAACCCTAAATAGTCAGAAAATCGAACTTAAGGTGAACGAAATGGCAACTATTGGATTTGCAAAAATAGATGGAGGTCCCGAGGAGGCTCTAGATTTCATTCTAAAGGAATTAAAGGAGAGAGGATTTGAAATTGAGTTTTATAGACACCACTGGGCCGGAGACATGCCATTTGGATTGGTTATAGCCGAAACAAACAAGGGAAAGGTTGCAATAAGATGGTACTTGGGAAATGGCTTCTCCTTTAAACTTGAAGAGGTCAGCGAAGATGCATTCGAGGACTTCATAGATGAAACTCTCGACTATATTGGGGGTGATTAAATGGAGAAACTTGAAAAGGCAATTCAGGAATTTAACAGACTCCATGGATCAGAAGCTCAGGCTAGAGTAATCAAAATCGAAGAGAATGAAGTTCTAATAGAGTTCCAAGGTACATTTTGCAAAACCTGCGGTCTTTATGACTACTTTGAGGACATAACCTGGGAAGCAATCGATCTGGGCTTAAAGATAAAACCCGTTGAAATCGTCGAGAGCGAAGAAGACTTTGAAGAGGGAAGATATGTAGTTAGATATAAAATTGAACAGTAAGTTCCCATATTGGTGTTGTGAATGGTGTTTTCAGCATGCATGAGAGACTGTTACGATACATGCTCAATAATCTCTGAATTCAAAGAAGGAAAGCTGACAGTTAAGGGAAATCCGAATCACCCAATAACTAGAGGATTTTTGTGCCCAAAAGGAGCCCTTCTTCCAAAGTGGTTTCATTCAAGGGACAGACTTAAGGCTCCTCTAGTTCTCGAAGGTAAGAGGGGATCTAGAGAGTTTAAGCAGGTATCTTGGAACACCGCCCTAAATATGATTGCAGAAAAAATTGAAGAAGCAATTAGAGACTATGGGAGTTATAGCGTCTTAGTGTATAAATATGCAGGGGATAGAGGCGTTGTAAGCTATTACTACCCTATGAGACTATTCCACTACCTTAATGCTTCGACTATTGAAGGAGGGATATGCGACAGAGCCGGCCAAGAGGCCCTTAAAGATGTATATGGAACTGCCGTTGGACTTGATCCAGAGGATTTGAGAAATCACAAATTGATAGTATATTGGGGAATAAACGCATTCTGGACAAACTTACACGGCTTCATGCTAGCAAAAAAGCATAATCTTGAAATATGGACTGTTGACGTTTTAAGAACTGAAACAGCGAAAAGAAGCAATAAGTTTTTCCAAATAAAACCAGATACAGACGTTCTCTTTGCACTAGGAGTTGCGAAGGTGATAATAGAGGAGGGACTTTATGATGCCAAGTTTATCAAGGAGCATGTCTATGGATTTGAAGAATTCAAGAATTATGTAAAAAGATTATCACTTAATTACATAGCCAGTGAAACCGGAATTAGCGTGGAAAAAATTGAAGAGTTTGCAAGAGAATTTGCTGAAAAGAGAGGGATAATACACATTGGCTATGGCTTCCAAAGATCCCTTGCGGGAGGAGAGGCAATAAGGGCGATAAGCATTTTGCCCGCCCTTGTTGGACATAAATTCGGGTTTATCTACGACATGAAAACCCTCGATAAGAGCTACGCAGAGGGAAAGTTTCTGAGGAAGAAGCCAGAAAACAAAATTCCCCAAATGGAACTGACCGAAGCAATTGAAAGTGGGGCAGTTAAGTTTCTCTACATTTATAACACGAATCCTCTTGCAAGTTATCCAAACCAGAATAGGCTGAGAAGGGCTATAGAGAAGAATAATGTTTTCGTTGTAACCCACGATATCTTTCTAACAGATACCGCTCTATACTCAGACATAGTTCTCCCAGCAAACACATTCTTTGAAAGACTGGATATAGTAGATTCATACTATCATCGGTATGTTCTCCTTAATGAGCCTGTAACTCAAGGACCAGGAAAAAGCAATAGTGAGGTTACGAGACTAATCGCAAAAGCCCTCGGAATAAGGAACAAGTACCTCCATGAGAGCGATGAGAGTGTGATAAGAAAGGTACTCAAGGACAATGGAATAAGTTGGGAAGAGCTTAAAAAGAAGGGATTTGTCAAGATTCCAGAAAAAAAGAGAAGTTGGGAAACGCCAAGTGGAAAGATAGAGTTCTATTCCCAGAGAGCTGTCAAAAGAGGTCTAAGTCCATTCCCAGAATACAGAAAGTTTAGAGGTAACTTCTCCCTAAGGCTACTAAGTCCTACCTACAGGATGACTATAACGAGTCAATATCACAACACTCATGGACTCATAGATCCAAACCTTTACATGAATCCCAAGGATGCAGAGAAAAGAGGAATAAGGAGCGGGGACTTAGTTAAGGTGTTCAACGACAAAGGAGAAATCAAAACACGTGTCAAGATAACTACGGATGTCCCCGAAGGAGTAGTGGTGTTGTATAAGGCATTCTGGCCTTCAATTTTAGGATGGAACGTTAACTTTCTCACAACGGATGAAAAAGTGGAGAAATACGGAAAGGGTTCAGCGTTCCACTCAACCTGGGTAGAGGTTACTCGATGTAATGAACCTGAGGAAGTGTAGTTATCTTCAAGGGCTCTCCAAAAGCTCTATCTCCTGCATCTCCAAGGCCTGGAAGGATGTACCCTTTGTCGTCAAGTTCCCTGTCTATCTTGGCTACGAATATCTCAACCTCTGGGAACTTACTCTTTATCTTTGTTATCCCTTCAGGGGCTGCCAGAACACCGACTATAATTGTTCTCTTGGGCTCCCCATACTTTTTAACCTCTTCAAGAACTCTTGTCAACGTTGAACCAGTAGCTATCATAGGATCTGCAACTATAACAGTATCCTCCGGCTTTATTTGGGGAATTTTGACATAATCCATCTCTATTTCAAATTTTGGAGCCTTTCCTCTAACTGCAGAAACTATTCCAACTCTTGCATGTTCGAACACTTTTATCAAACCTTCCATGAGAGGTATGGCCGCCCTGAGTACGGTTATTATCACAACGTTTCTCCTGTCCTTAATTATTATCCCCTCTGTTTCCTCCAGCGGAGTCTCAACCTTTATCGTTTCAACATCCATAGTCTTAGTTATCTCATAGGCCATATACCTTCCAAGCTTCACCAGTCCCTTTCTAAAGGCTATGCTGTCGGTATTTTTGTCCCTCAGCTGGGTTAGTATTTCCATAATAAACGGGGAGTCCTCGAACGAGTACACATTTTCCCATCTCTTATCTTCAATCATTCCAATCACCTCAACACTTGGTCAAGAACTATGGCAGTTATGGCCCCAACCGCCATACCCGATTCAAGTATGCTTGCCACTATTTTGGGGAAGTGAGCAAGGAACTCCGGAGGTAGCTGAGGAGCTCCAAGACCTGCTATAAGGGATGCTGCGAGTATGAGTGTATTTCTATCATCAAGTTCGACCTTTTCCTTAATTAGCCTTAGCCCCGTCACGCTTATCATTCCATAGAGGGCTAAGGTTAGTCCACCGAGAACCGGGGCAGGCATCGAAGCAAGTATTCCGGCAAATTTTGGAAACATTGCAATAATTATTAGAATAACACCCCCAACTTGAACAACGTACCTACTCGCAACCTTTGTTAAAGCCACAAGCCCTATGTTTTCTGAATAGCTGGTAGTTCCACAAGCCCCAAGAATTCCCGCAATTGAACAGGCAATTCCTTCACTCATTATTCCTCTGTTTATGTGGTTATTTGTGATTGGGGCCTCTGCAATGGCAGATATTGCATGGTAATCACCTACGCTTTCTATTATGCTTACCATGAATGCGAAGAGTAGTGTAACTATGGCCGTCATATCAAACACAGGAGTGCCCCAAGGAAATATTTTAGGAATGCTGACTAGGGGAAGTTCATGAACTAGCTGAAAATTAGTAAGGCCAAGCGGAATGCTTACTAAATAACCTACGAAGGCTCCTACTATAACAGGCATAGCTCTAAGAGCTCCCTTAGCTTTTAAAGCTACGTATACAGTTGTTCCAAATGTAATTAGTGCAACTAAAGTTGCTTTTGGTATGCTAGAACCAGAAGGATCGGCATAATAGTTGAAAAAATACTTAACAGCAACATCAGCCAAGGAAAAGCCTATCAGCATTATAGTTACTCCGGTTACTAGTGGAGTAAAAAGCTTCTTGACTTTCCCCACAATTCCTAGACCTCCAACTAAGGCTTCTATTATTCCTCCGACTATAAGGGCTCCCTGTGTGGCGGCCATTCCAATGCCCTTCCCAATGCTTATCAATCCAGGAATGAAGGCAAAACTTGATCCTTGGACTATTGGGTATCGAGAACCAATCGTGGTTTGGAGTAGAGTTGCTATCCCCATAGCCAGTAAGACAGCTTGAATCATTAAAGCTATCTCGTGCTTTGAGAGACCTACTGCCGTGCCAACAACAAGTGGAACCGTCACTGTGGCTCCAAACATTGCAAGAACGTGCTGAAGGCCAAAGAGAACTGCCTTTTTTGGCTCTACCTTCTCATCTATTTTAACCCTAACACCTGGACCCATGAAAACCCGCCTAAAGTGTGTCCAAGGCTCCTTAAAAATTTTTAGAAAGATTTTTAACATCAATATCGGGACGTCGAACATTGGTTGATGTCATTATTAAGTAAGTTGGGACTTACCAAAACTTATTTTAATTAGAACTCTGAAAAGAGATTCATGCTTTATGAAGAAGAAATAAAGAGTAAGGCACTAACGGCTGTTCTTGCACTCAGCATCCTCCCAATGATTATAGCTATATACGCCACTAGGAACATTCCTCAAGCCTCGATTAGCCTTTCAATAGGATTAATTGTCTTACTTGGATTAACTTGGGATCTAACTGGGATAAGGATAGTCATAACAGACAGGGAAGTAAAAATACGAGGAAGATTGGGGCTTATAATAAGAAAAACCGTGAGATTGGACGAGGTAGAGGGATACATGGTCGGTCATCACTGGATGGCGTGTCAGCTTAAGGCTAAGGTTCTCCATTTTACGCTACCGGCAAAGGGATGCATTGTTCTATTTAGAAGGAAGGGACTGGCTGTATCCTTCTCAACAAATAATCCCGATGAAATTTCGGCGATACTCTCAACCCTCGGTATACCAAGAAGTAACATATAATACCTTGTTATAACAAAGTTTTTAATTGATAAAACTTAGTTTTGGAATGGTGAAGAGCATGCTTAGGGACGTCACAATTAGTAGGGCCATAATAGAGAGCTATTTCCATGACCTCCTGTCTAACCTCGAACTTGATGTTGCCATAGTGGGAGCAGGGCCTTCAGGAATGGTTGCTGCATACTATCTCGCAAAGGGAGGAGCAAAAGTGGCAATATTCGAAAAGAAGCTTTCAATCGGAGGCGGAATTTGGGGAGGTGCAATGGGCTTTAATAAGATAGTGGTTCAAGAGGACGCTAGAGAAATACTCGATGAGTTTGGGATAAGATATGAGGAATTTGAAAAGGGTTACTATGTCGCGGATGCAATAGAAGTTGCAAGCACCATAGCCAGCAAAACAGTAAAGGCGGGGGTTAAGATATTCAACATGATAGAGGTTGAAGACTTAGTGGTTAAGGACGGTAAGGTTTCTGGAATAGTTATAAACTGGACTCCAGTTCACATGACTGGACTCCATGTTGATCCTCTAACAGTTGAGTCTAAATTCGTTGTTGATTCCACCGGTCATGGAGCCCAAGTAACACAATACTTACTCAAAAGAGGATTGATTAAAAACATACCCGGCGAAGGGCCTATGTGGGCAGATCAGGGAGAAAAGCTGACTGTTGAGAACACCAAAGAAGTATTCCCAGGTCTTTATGTTACCGGAATGGCGGCAAATGCCGTTAGTGGAGCCCCAAGAATGGGACCTATCTTTGGAGGAATGTTTCTAAGTGGCAGGAAGGCTGCAAAAGAAATCCTATCAAAATTGAAAGTTTAATGCTTCTTCTCCCTTCATATCTACTTTAATTCTTCAACTGCTTAATTACATAATTAAAGATAACAAACCTTATATGCAAGTTTTAGCTTGATATAAATTGAAAGTTTAGACTTGAGGTGATGGCCATGGATAAGCTAAAGGTGATTATGGAGAAGGGAACGGAGAGGCTAAAGAGAGGATTCGCAAAGATGGTTAAGGGCGGAGTTATTATGGATGTAACGAACGCCGAACAGGCAAGGATCGCAGAAGAAGCAGGAGCAGTTTCAGTAATGGCCCTTCACAAGGTTCCTGCCGACATAAGGAAAGCTGGTGGAGTTGCCAGAATGGCCCCAGTTGAGAAGATTCAGGAGATAATGGATGCAGTCACGATTCCAGTAATGGCGAAAGTAAGAATAGGACATGAGGCAGAGGCAAGAATCTTAGAGGCCCTCGGAGTTGACATGATAGATGAGAGTGAGGTTCTAACACCAGCAGATCCATTCTTCCACATATACAAGAAGAAGTTTACCGTGCCATTCGTCTGTGGTGCCAGGAACCTTGGAGAGGCCGTTAGAAGAATATGGGAAGGGGCGGCGATGATAAGAACTAAGGGTGAGGCAGGAACAGGAAATATAATAGAGGCAGTTAGGCACGTTAGATTAGTTAATGAGAACATAAGGCTAATCCAAAGAATGACAGATGAAGAAATTTATGGAGTTGCAGAAAAGTTTGCAGAGCCCTATTTGAGACTCGCATTTAGTGTCAAGGAGATAAGCGGCCTTCCAAAGAGAGTTCTAGAAAATGAGCCCATATATGAGGGCTTCACATATAGGGAGATTGTTGAGGGCCTCTATAAAATACTCCTAGAGATAAAGAAGCTTGGTAGACTACCAGTAGTTAACTTTGCAGCTGGTGGTGTTGCGACACCTGCAGATGCAGCCCTAATGATGCAGATGGGAATGGATGGAGTCTTTGTCGGTTCTGGAATATTTAAGAGCTCTAATCCGCCAGCAATGGCGAGGGCAATAGTTGAAGCCGTAAACCACTGGGATGAGCCGGATGTCCTGGCAGAGATAAGCAGAGAAATTGGAGAGCCCATGAAAGGGCAAGATATAGCGGAACTTGAAGTCAGGATGGAAGAGAGAGGAGTTTGACTTTTCTTCCTAATAACTTTTGGAGGAGTTACCATGGTCAAAATAGGAGTCATAGGGCTTCAGGGAGACGTGAGTGAGCATATAGAGGCAACAAAGAGGGCATTAAAAAGTCTCAGCATTCAGGGAGAGGTATTCTGGCTAAAGAAGCCAGAGCAATTAGAGGAAGCTGATGGAATAATAATTCCAGGAGGGGAAAGCACCACGATCTCAAGGCTAATGCAGAAAACTGGACTTTTTAAACCTCTTAAGAGCCTCATAGAAAATGGACTTCCAGTTATGGGAACATGTGCTGGGTTAATAATGCTATCCAAAGACGTTATTGGAGCAACACCCGAGCAGAAATTTTTGGAGGTTTTAGATGTTAAGGTGAACAGAAACGCTTATGGGAGGCAAGTGGACAGCTTTGAGGCTCCCGTAAGATTGGCATTTGATGACAAACCATTCATTGGAGTTTTTATAAGAGCCCCAAGGATAGTAGAGCTTCTAAGCGAAAACGTTAAGCCGATAGCATGGCTTAATGATAGGATAGTAGGGGTCGAAGAAGGGAATATAATTGGCTTAGAGTTTCACCCAGAACTAACGGAAGACACAAGGATTCATGAGTATTTCATTAAAAAGATTGTTTGAGGTAGTTTTTCCTCTACATTATTTAACATAAATGGGTCAATTTTGGCCAAAAATCTTTATATTTTTAACTTGTTTATGTTTATTTAGGTGGTGTTGTGCTAAAGGTCGTCTGCCCCTATTGTGGATTCGGGTGTAAAATGCTTATCGACCCAAAAACCCTCATGATCAAACCTTACAAA
This is a stretch of genomic DNA from Pyrococcus sp. ST04. It encodes these proteins:
- a CDS encoding uracil-xanthine permease family protein: MGPGVRVKIDEKVEPKKAVLFGLQHVLAMFGATVTVPLVVGTAVGLSKHEIALMIQAVLLAMGIATLLQTTIGSRYPIVQGSSFAFIPGLISIGKGIGMAATQGALIVGGIIEALVGGLGIVGKVKKLFTPLVTGVTIMLIGFSLADVAVKYFFNYYADPSGSSIPKATLVALITFGTTVYVALKAKGALRAMPVIVGAFVGYLVSIPLGLTNFQLVHELPLVSIPKIFPWGTPVFDMTAIVTLLFAFMVSIIESVGDYHAISAIAEAPITNNHINRGIMSEGIACSIAGILGACGTTSYSENIGLVALTKVASRYVVQVGGVILIIIAMFPKFAGILASMPAPVLGGLTLALYGMISVTGLRLIKEKVELDDRNTLILAASLIAGLGAPQLPPEFLAHFPKIVASILESGMAVGAITAIVLDQVLR
- the upp gene encoding uracil phosphoribosyltransferase, yielding MIEDKRWENVYSFEDSPFIMEILTQLRDKNTDSIAFRKGLVKLGRYMAYEITKTMDVETIKVETPLEETEGIIIKDRRNVVIITVLRAAIPLMEGLIKVFEHARVGIVSAVRGKAPKFEIEMDYVKIPQIKPEDTVIVADPMIATGSTLTRVLEEVKKYGEPKRTIIVGVLAAPEGITKIKSKFPEVEIFVAKIDRELDDKGYILPGLGDAGDRAFGEPLKITTLPQVHYIE
- the pdxS gene encoding pyridoxal 5'-phosphate synthase lyase subunit PdxS, giving the protein MDKLKVIMEKGTERLKRGFAKMVKGGVIMDVTNAEQARIAEEAGAVSVMALHKVPADIRKAGGVARMAPVEKIQEIMDAVTIPVMAKVRIGHEAEARILEALGVDMIDESEVLTPADPFFHIYKKKFTVPFVCGARNLGEAVRRIWEGAAMIRTKGEAGTGNIIEAVRHVRLVNENIRLIQRMTDEEIYGVAEKFAEPYLRLAFSVKEISGLPKRVLENEPIYEGFTYREIVEGLYKILLEIKKLGRLPVVNFAAGGVATPADAALMMQMGMDGVFVGSGIFKSSNPPAMARAIVEAVNHWDEPDVLAEISREIGEPMKGQDIAELEVRMEERGV
- a CDS encoding molybdopterin-dependent oxidoreductase gives rise to the protein MVFSACMRDCYDTCSIISEFKEGKLTVKGNPNHPITRGFLCPKGALLPKWFHSRDRLKAPLVLEGKRGSREFKQVSWNTALNMIAEKIEEAIRDYGSYSVLVYKYAGDRGVVSYYYPMRLFHYLNASTIEGGICDRAGQEALKDVYGTAVGLDPEDLRNHKLIVYWGINAFWTNLHGFMLAKKHNLEIWTVDVLRTETAKRSNKFFQIKPDTDVLFALGVAKVIIEEGLYDAKFIKEHVYGFEEFKNYVKRLSLNYIASETGISVEKIEEFAREFAEKRGIIHIGYGFQRSLAGGEAIRAISILPALVGHKFGFIYDMKTLDKSYAEGKFLRKKPENKIPQMELTEAIESGAVKFLYIYNTNPLASYPNQNRLRRAIEKNNVFVVTHDIFLTDTALYSDIVLPANTFFERLDIVDSYYHRYVLLNEPVTQGPGKSNSEVTRLIAKALGIRNKYLHESDESVIRKVLKDNGISWEELKKKGFVKIPEKKRSWETPSGKIEFYSQRAVKRGLSPFPEYRKFRGNFSLRLLSPTYRMTITSQYHNTHGLIDPNLYMNPKDAEKRGIRSGDLVKVFNDKGEIKTRVKITTDVPEGVVVLYKAFWPSILGWNVNFLTTDEKVEKYGKGSAFHSTWVEVTRCNEPEEV
- the pdxT gene encoding pyridoxal 5'-phosphate synthase glutaminase subunit PdxT → MVKIGVIGLQGDVSEHIEATKRALKSLSIQGEVFWLKKPEQLEEADGIIIPGGESTTISRLMQKTGLFKPLKSLIENGLPVMGTCAGLIMLSKDVIGATPEQKFLEVLDVKVNRNAYGRQVDSFEAPVRLAFDDKPFIGVFIRAPRIVELLSENVKPIAWLNDRIVGVEEGNIIGLEFHPELTEDTRIHEYFIKKIV
- a CDS encoding sulfide-dependent adenosine diphosphate thiazole synthase: MLRDVTISRAIIESYFHDLLSNLELDVAIVGAGPSGMVAAYYLAKGGAKVAIFEKKLSIGGGIWGGAMGFNKIVVQEDAREILDEFGIRYEEFEKGYYVADAIEVASTIASKTVKAGVKIFNMIEVEDLVVKDGKVSGIVINWTPVHMTGLHVDPLTVESKFVVDSTGHGAQVTQYLLKRGLIKNIPGEGPMWADQGEKLTVENTKEVFPGLYVTGMAANAVSGAPRMGPIFGGMFLSGRKAAKEILSKLKV